Proteins co-encoded in one Syngnathoides biaculeatus isolate LvHL_M chromosome 22, ASM1980259v1, whole genome shotgun sequence genomic window:
- the exoc6 gene encoding exocyst complex component 6 isoform X7: MEQLEKTYIPRVNQYRFCQIMAENLPRLREEIKEISMSDLKDFLESIRKHSDKVGETAMRQAQQHRTFNSAVAKQASLGHYTKPLYSLNWQQHTHNSLMMDDDAEDDDDADEEILTAQDLVDFSPVYRCLHIYAVLGDRETFENYYRKQRKKQARLVLQPQANMHETVEGYRRYFNQIVGFFVVEDHILHATQGLVTRVFTDELWNMALSKIIAVLRTHSSYCEDPDLVLELKNLIVIFADTLQGFGFTVNRLFDLLFEVRDQYNETLLKKWALVFREIFELDNYSPIPVETEDEYKLVVSRFPFHDSEIEKQDFPKKLPMSQSVPQIYMQVKEFIYASLKFSESLHRSSTEIDDMLRKSTNLLLTRTLSSCLQNLIKKPHIGLTELVQIIINTTHLEQACRYLEEFITNITNVSPETVHTARLYGLSTFKDARHAAEGEIYTKLNQKIDEFIQLADYEWSMAESDGRASGYLMDLINFLRSTFQVFTHLPNNNNDHASMSGKVAQTACMSACKHLSTSLMQMLLDTELKQISMGAIQQFNLDVIQCELFASSEPVPGFQGDTLQLAFIDLRQLLDLFMVWDWSTYLADYGQPTSKYLRVNPSTALTLLEKGKPFGKMRSKFMYLLSTHLHCLTENPMLGYAYLKIYFWTDVYIQFQTNVCQSTL, translated from the exons ATGGAACAACTGGAGAAGACCTACATCCCTCG AGTAAACCAATATAGATTCTGTCAGATCATGGCTGAAAACTTGCCCAGACTGCGGGAGGAGATAAAGGAAATCTCCATGTCTGACCTAAAGGACTTCCTGGAGAGCATAAGAAAACACTCAGATAAAGTTGGAGAGACTGCCATGAGACAG GCCCAACAACACAGAACCTTTAACAGTGCAGTAGCAAAGCAGGCCAGTCTGGGCCACTACACTAAGCCATTGTACTCCCTCAATTGGCAACAACACACGCACAACAGTCTCATGATGGACGATGACGCAGAAGATGATGACGATGCTGATGAGGAG attctTACAGCTCAGGATCTTGTGGACTTCTCACCTGTTTACAGGTGTTTACACATTTATGCCGTGCTG GGAGACCGTGAAACGTTTGAGAATTACTACAGGAAACAGAGGAAAAAGCAGGCCCGGCTAGTCCTGCAACCACAGGCTAACATG CATGAAACAGTGGAGGGTTACAGAAGATACTTCAATCAGATCGTAGG attttttgttgttgaggaCCATATCCTCCATGCCACTCAAGGACTCGTGACCAGAGTTTTCACAGATGAATTGTGGAATATGGCCTTGTCCAAGATCATCGCTGTGCTTCGCACACACTCT TCATACTGTGAGGATCCGGACCTGGTCCTGGAGCTGAAGAACCTTATTGTCATCTTTGCAGACACACTACag GGTTTTGGTTTCACTGTGAATCGACTGTTTGACCTGTTGTTTGAAGTACGAGACCAATACAATGAAACTCTATTGAAGAAATGGGCACTGGTATTCAG GGAGATCTTCGAATTGGACAACTATAGTCCGATACCGGTGGAAACAGAGGACGAGTATAAACTGGTAGTCAGTCGCTTCCCGTTTCACGACTCAGAGATAGAGAAG CAGGATTTTCCTAAGAAGCTGCCAATGTCCCAGTCTGTGCCACAGATATATATGCAAGTAAAAGAGTTCATTTATGCCAGCCTCAAGTTCTCTGAATCACTTCACCGCAG ttcAACAGAGATTGATGATATGTTGCGGAAATCAACTAACCTACTGCTGACAAGAACTCTCAGCAGTTGTCTGCAAAACCTCATCAAAAAGCCACATATAGGGCTGACTGAG TTGGTGCAGATCATCATCAACACCACACACCTAGAGCAGGCCTGCAGGTATCTTGAGGAGTTTATAACAAACATCACCAATGTGTCCCCTGAAACAGTGCACACTGCAAGACTATATGGCTTGTCTACATTTAAG GATGCCCGTCATGCTGCAGAAGGAGAAATCTACACCAAATTGAACCAGAAAATTGATGAGTTTATCCAGCTAGCTGACTATGAGTGGAGCATGGCTGAGTCTGATGGTCGGGCCTCAGGTTATCTCATGGACCTGATAAATTTCCTACGATCCACATTTCAAGTCTTCACACACCTTCCG AATAACAACAATGACCATGCGTCGATGTCG GGTAAAGTGGCCCAGACAGCTTGTATGTCAGCCTGCAAGCATCTGTCCACATCTTTGATGCAGATGTTGCTGGACACAGAACTGAAACAGATCAGCATGGGTGCCATTCAGCAATTCAATTTAGATGTCattcagtgtgaat TGTTTGCCAGTTCAGAGCCTGTTCCAGGTTTCCAAGGAGACACACTGCAGCTGGCTTTTATCGACTTAAGACAG CTCCTGGACCTGTTCATGGTGTGGGACTGGTCAACCTACCTCGCAGACTATGGTCAGCCAACCTCCAAGTACCTTAGAGTAAACCCATCCACAGCCCTGACTTTACTTGAGAA
- the exoc6 gene encoding exocyst complex component 6 isoform X6, whose amino-acid sequence MATTVEKLHLCIPVLQMYSKLKEQLKSKRYYAALKTMEQLEKTYIPRVNQYRFCQIMAENLPRLREEIKEISMSDLKDFLESIRKHSDKVGETAMRQAQQHRTFNSAVAKQASLGHYTKPLYSLNWQQHTHNSLMMDDDAEDDDDADEEILTAQDLVDFSPVYRCLHIYAVLGDRETFENYYRKQRKKQARLVLQPQANMHETVEGYRRYFNQIVGFFVVEDHILHATQGLVTRVFTDELWNMALSKIIAVLRTHSSYCEDPDLVLELKNLIVIFADTLQGFGFTVNRLFDLLFEVRDQYNETLLKKWALVFREIFELDNYSPIPVETEDEYKLVVSRFPFHDSEIEKQDFPKKLPMSQSVPQIYMQVKEFIYASLKFSESLHRSSTEIDDMLRKSTNLLLTRTLSSCLQNLIKKPHIGLTELVQIIINTTHLEQACRYLEEFITNITNVSPETVHTARLYGLSTFKDARHAAEGEIYTKLNQKIDEFIQLADYEWSMAESDGRASGYLMDLINFLRSTFQVFTHLPNNNNDHASMSGKVAQTACMSACKHLSTSLMQMLLDTELKQISMGAIQQFNLDVIQCELFASSEPVPGFQGDTLQLAFIDLRQLLDLFMVWDWSTYLADYGQPTSKYLRVNPSTALTLLEKGKPFGKMRSKFMYLLSTHLHCLTENPMLGYAYLKIYFWTDVYIQFQTNVCQSTL is encoded by the exons ATGGCCACAACTGTGGAGAAACTCCACCTCTGCATACCAG TCCTGCAAATGTACAGCAAACTAAAGGAGCAACTGAAGTCCAAAAG ATACTATGCTGCACTTAAAACCATGGAACAACTGGAGAAGACCTACATCCCTCG AGTAAACCAATATAGATTCTGTCAGATCATGGCTGAAAACTTGCCCAGACTGCGGGAGGAGATAAAGGAAATCTCCATGTCTGACCTAAAGGACTTCCTGGAGAGCATAAGAAAACACTCAGATAAAGTTGGAGAGACTGCCATGAGACAG GCCCAACAACACAGAACCTTTAACAGTGCAGTAGCAAAGCAGGCCAGTCTGGGCCACTACACTAAGCCATTGTACTCCCTCAATTGGCAACAACACACGCACAACAGTCTCATGATGGACGATGACGCAGAAGATGATGACGATGCTGATGAGGAG attctTACAGCTCAGGATCTTGTGGACTTCTCACCTGTTTACAGGTGTTTACACATTTATGCCGTGCTG GGAGACCGTGAAACGTTTGAGAATTACTACAGGAAACAGAGGAAAAAGCAGGCCCGGCTAGTCCTGCAACCACAGGCTAACATG CATGAAACAGTGGAGGGTTACAGAAGATACTTCAATCAGATCGTAGG attttttgttgttgaggaCCATATCCTCCATGCCACTCAAGGACTCGTGACCAGAGTTTTCACAGATGAATTGTGGAATATGGCCTTGTCCAAGATCATCGCTGTGCTTCGCACACACTCT TCATACTGTGAGGATCCGGACCTGGTCCTGGAGCTGAAGAACCTTATTGTCATCTTTGCAGACACACTACag GGTTTTGGTTTCACTGTGAATCGACTGTTTGACCTGTTGTTTGAAGTACGAGACCAATACAATGAAACTCTATTGAAGAAATGGGCACTGGTATTCAG GGAGATCTTCGAATTGGACAACTATAGTCCGATACCGGTGGAAACAGAGGACGAGTATAAACTGGTAGTCAGTCGCTTCCCGTTTCACGACTCAGAGATAGAGAAG CAGGATTTTCCTAAGAAGCTGCCAATGTCCCAGTCTGTGCCACAGATATATATGCAAGTAAAAGAGTTCATTTATGCCAGCCTCAAGTTCTCTGAATCACTTCACCGCAG ttcAACAGAGATTGATGATATGTTGCGGAAATCAACTAACCTACTGCTGACAAGAACTCTCAGCAGTTGTCTGCAAAACCTCATCAAAAAGCCACATATAGGGCTGACTGAG TTGGTGCAGATCATCATCAACACCACACACCTAGAGCAGGCCTGCAGGTATCTTGAGGAGTTTATAACAAACATCACCAATGTGTCCCCTGAAACAGTGCACACTGCAAGACTATATGGCTTGTCTACATTTAAG GATGCCCGTCATGCTGCAGAAGGAGAAATCTACACCAAATTGAACCAGAAAATTGATGAGTTTATCCAGCTAGCTGACTATGAGTGGAGCATGGCTGAGTCTGATGGTCGGGCCTCAGGTTATCTCATGGACCTGATAAATTTCCTACGATCCACATTTCAAGTCTTCACACACCTTCCG AATAACAACAATGACCATGCGTCGATGTCG GGTAAAGTGGCCCAGACAGCTTGTATGTCAGCCTGCAAGCATCTGTCCACATCTTTGATGCAGATGTTGCTGGACACAGAACTGAAACAGATCAGCATGGGTGCCATTCAGCAATTCAATTTAGATGTCattcagtgtgaat TGTTTGCCAGTTCAGAGCCTGTTCCAGGTTTCCAAGGAGACACACTGCAGCTGGCTTTTATCGACTTAAGACAG CTCCTGGACCTGTTCATGGTGTGGGACTGGTCAACCTACCTCGCAGACTATGGTCAGCCAACCTCCAAGTACCTTAGAGTAAACCCATCCACAGCCCTGACTTTACTTGAGAA